Within Quercus lobata isolate SW786 chromosome 5, ValleyOak3.0 Primary Assembly, whole genome shotgun sequence, the genomic segment GGTGATTAGAACAAGATAATTAAAAACGAATAGAGTTAAATTATTCACCTTTTATATTGTCAAGCATTTACATATAGTTAACTATTTAGTTATTCAAATTGTAACCTTGCAGGTTTTAGTAGCTTGTCAAGATTGAAAGAGCTAGAGACATTAGATCTTGGTCATAACGACTTCAACAGAAGCGTCATGACATCATTGAGTTCGCTCACATCTCTTAGGACTCTGATTCTTGCCAGCAATGATCTGATGGGATACTTTCCTGCCGAAGGCATTGCTACTTTTGATATTCCTTATGAAATCTAAAATGGAATCCaataattgttatattttattcttatctGTTTTAATTTTCGTGCAGAATTATCAACCTTGGAAAACTTGGAGATACTAGATTTAGGTTCCAATGGACTCAATTTCTCCCAGAAAATGCAaggtaaagagagagagagagatatttctAACTTTCAGCCATTACTTGTCCAATTTCTTGTAGACTATGCAAATAGAAGGCAAATTTCTAAGCTATTCAAATACAAGAATAATTATGGAGATGATGACATCCGATCAAGATTGGTGGGGTCTTGCACTTTTACGTAGTTACATACATAAGAACGagataatttataaaaatataat encodes:
- the LOC115990354 gene encoding receptor-like protein 45 is translated as MGKRKVLDKYYSLVFNPEAFEGCFAELTIKTDPQNFNYIVESGATKNFEPAAATITIKEKVGEMEDAMKSLEKKSLGFEKKNGHHYYIGWDEIYEGFSSLSRLKELETLDLGHNDFNRSVMTSLSSLTSLRTLILASNDLMGYFPAEELSTLENLEILDLGSNGLNFSQKMQDYANRRQISKLFKYKNNYGDDDIRSRLVGSCTFT